The Methanobrevibacter sp. TMH8 genome contains a region encoding:
- a CDS encoding pantoate kinase — translation MEVSVFVPAHITGFFSIYNDENPLKKGSCGAGVLINKGVITTIKTNEKKEKYGKKEKSSINITINGKKDPKNEIISKETISLIQREFKFELNSDININHEIQIPIGSGFGTSASCALGVSIGLSKLLKLPLTDIEASQFAHIAEVNLGSGLGDVLSQTSKGIVFRKFPGAPGVGKTEEGIKPQNNGLNDIYVLTKTFGEIDTSSIIQNPLYSKKINNIGLAMQEKMIVEPTLENFIKLSYEFSKKTGLMNKEIQDIVEELNKKTIGSSMAMLGNTVFAFVKKEDIDNIKNLNDFTISKIYNDGIKIEEY, via the coding sequence ATGGAAGTTTCAGTTTTTGTACCAGCACATATTACGGGATTTTTTAGTATATATAATGATGAAAATCCTTTAAAAAAGGGATCCTGTGGAGCAGGAGTTTTAATTAATAAAGGAGTAATTACAACAATTAAAACTAATGAAAAAAAAGAAAAATATGGGAAAAAGGAAAAATCTTCCATAAATATCACCATTAATGGGAAAAAAGATCCTAAAAATGAAATTATAAGTAAAGAAACAATATCACTAATTCAAAGAGAATTTAAATTTGAATTAAACTCCGATATAAATATTAATCATGAAATTCAGATTCCTATTGGATCAGGATTTGGAACTTCAGCTTCTTGTGCATTGGGAGTTTCAATTGGACTTTCAAAATTGTTAAAACTTCCTTTAACAGACATTGAAGCATCACAATTTGCTCATATTGCAGAAGTCAATTTAGGAAGTGGTTTAGGAGATGTTTTATCCCAAACATCAAAAGGAATTGTTTTTAGAAAATTTCCAGGAGCCCCTGGAGTCGGAAAAACTGAAGAGGGAATAAAACCACAAAATAACGGCCTTAATGATATTTACGTACTAACAAAAACTTTTGGAGAAATAGATACATCTTCTATAATCCAAAATCCTCTATATTCAAAAAAAATAAACAATATAGGCCTAGCTATGCAGGAAAAAATGATAGTTGAACCAACTCTAGAAAATTTTATCAAATTATCTTATGAATTCTCAAAAAAAACAGGACTTATGAACAAAGAAATACAAGATATTGTTGAAGAGTTGAATAAAAAAACTATAGGTTCATCAATGGCAATGCTTGGAAATACTGTTTTTGCATTTGTAAAAAAAGAAGATATTGATAATATTAAAAATTTAAATGATTTTACAATATCAAAAATATATAATGATGGAATAAAAATTGAGGAATATTAG
- a CDS encoding histidinol phosphate phosphatase domain-containing protein produces MNKRIDLHMHSLFSDGELLPSELARRASVLDNETIAITDHVDSSNVSSIAKLIDAIDDVNDNWDINVVPGAEVTHVPIEVIDKVAKKARDFGAKIVVVHGETLAEPVIEGTNLTAVKSENVDILAHPGLITIEEAEIAKENNIFLEISARAGHSLANGHVAKVANEVGADLVINTDTHSPDNLITFDEAKKIGLGAGLTEKQLEKALVENPIKILKKRYLI; encoded by the coding sequence TTGAACAAAAGAATAGATTTACACATGCATAGCTTATTTAGTGATGGGGAATTACTTCCTTCTGAATTAGCTAGAAGAGCATCAGTCTTGGATAATGAAACAATAGCTATAACTGATCATGTTGACTCTTCTAATGTAAGTTCTATAGCTAAACTTATCGATGCTATTGATGATGTTAATGATAATTGGGATATTAATGTTGTTCCTGGAGCTGAAGTGACTCATGTTCCTATTGAGGTCATTGATAAAGTAGCTAAAAAAGCAAGAGACTTTGGAGCAAAAATTGTTGTTGTTCATGGAGAGACTTTAGCTGAACCTGTCATAGAAGGAACAAATCTAACTGCTGTTAAATCTGAAAATGTTGATATTTTAGCACATCCTGGACTTATAACTATTGAAGAAGCAGAAATCGCTAAAGAAAATAATATATTCCTTGAAATCAGTGCAAGAGCAGGACATTCTTTAGCTAATGGTCATGTAGCTAAAGTAGCTAATGAAGTCGGAGCAGACTTAGTTATTAATACAGATACTCATTCTCCAGATAACTTGATTACATTTGATGAAGCAAAAAAAATAGGTTTAGGTGCTGGTTTAACTGAAAAACAGCTTGAAAAAGCTTTAGTTGAAAATCCTATAAAGATTCTTAAAAAAAGATATTTAATTTAA